From a single Drosophila sulfurigaster albostrigata strain 15112-1811.04 chromosome 3, ASM2355843v2, whole genome shotgun sequence genomic region:
- the LOC133843110 gene encoding uncharacterized protein LOC133843110 isoform X4 codes for MINQQFFSRCFLLNIVFVEKLKSAGQGANKIVFEVNNLALLASLTLQKVLNINNINNNNNNHIHNNNNNKNGTRSDSATSYQQLSAVAAKATTAALKLQQQQQQQQQRRHSDNEAENDVLNQLLKTGAVFTTTSTTTAAAVTPTGVHSAPITIEKKTQHHKQQQQQHQLQLQQQQHGGNSAQKQRLNSSISSTNSSTSSNSLTANSYGSSCSSSEEPMTALTTTTSSTTRGVGIIATTNNHNNNSNSNKSSSIKLPEKSKIPSDILDDLASRFIINVPDMELNNLIRICFQIELAHWFYLDFFCAPATDAVDQITQQQLQLQRKLPIVGIKQFAMQIFQHIPFLNKHFGTVEQILEEWKNYKLSVPTYGAILVSEDLNHCLLVQSYFARNSWGFPKGKINENENPAHCATREVYEETGFDITDIIDADDYIEAHINYQYTRLYIVRNIPLDTQFAPRTRNEIKCCDWFRIDALPVNKNDAISKAKLGKNSNSFFMIMPFVKRLKKWVNDRRNGVEPSTTRRNKSSGQHSPRAILGAANSASPTMLINSNGNKNKEQTSRRQRHKSMGDLDGVKLNNLNGKSGAGCNGNSNVNGNSNGNGNICNGNIKRNSNSNNNKQLNVAAGSNIITTATTAAVPAVWGTPAVAAATAATPTTTTPAATSSKRQLFHSQSQNDAQQPASNEKVSNGKPLTNGENATKQKPLQIVSSFDLIRKEKQQQQKAAKAHKQQQQQQQQRSRTKSQSDKQSNQQQPMVVKSILTKNNTQQLLQQQQQQQPQQQSTPTTGIDLIAMLTAAAAAQKTPNPEQQQRPRPASVVSLNSPTAAAVAAASSSNISSTPDAQTLHKLQRMASGTNLRILKRAQSHQPLAQQQQLQLQQHHQQQQQQQQPQVQQQQQQGPLTFTPNFNSWTNFTFTKNIIANVFC; via the exons ATGATTAATCAGCAGTTTTTTTCAAGGTGCTTTctattaaatatagtatttgttgAGAAACTGAAATCTGCAGGCCAAGGTGCCAACAAAATAGTGTTTGAAG tcAATAACTTGGCATTGCTTGCGTCGCTGACTTTGCAAAAGGTgctcaacatcaacaatatcaataacaacaacaacaatcacatacataataataacaataataagaatGGCACAAGGAGCGATAGTGCGACGTCTTATCAGCAATTGTCGGCAGTTGCTGcgaaggcaacaacagcagcgctcaaactacagcagcagcaacaacaacaacaacaacgacgacattCTGATAACGAAGCTGAGAATGATGTATTAAATCAATTGCTAAAAACGGGCGCGGTGtttacaacaacatcaacaacaacagctgctgctgtcacgCCCACTGGCGTTCATAGTGCGCCCATTACCATCGAGAAGAAGACACAACATcataagcaacagcaacaacaacatcagttgcagctgcaacaacagcagcatggAGGAAATAGCGCACAAAAGCAACGCCTCAACTCATCCATATCATCGACTAACTCAAGCACATCCAGCAACTCCTTAACGGCCAACAGTTATGGGAGCTCATGCTCCTCCTCGGAGGAACCGATGACGGCACTGACCACGACAACATCGTCAACAACAAGAGGCGTAGGCATTATAGCAACCACTAacaaccataacaacaacagcaacagcaacaagtcgTCCAGCATTAAATTGCCAGAGAAATCGAAAATTCCGTCCGATATACTCGACGATCTGGCCAGCCGTTTCATCATCAATGTGCCGGACATGGAGCTTAATAATCTAATACGCatttgctttcaaattgaGTTGGCCCATTGGTTCTATTTGGACTTCTTTTGTGCCCCAGCCACGGATGCCGTTGATCAAataacacagcagcagctgcagctgcaacggAAATTGCCCATTGTTGGCATCAAACAATTTGCCATGCAGATCTTTCAG CACATTCCCTTTCTGAACAAGCATTTTGGCACAGTCGAACAGATATTGGAGGAATGGAAGAACTATAAGCTATCGGTGCCCACATATGGGGCCATACTTGTATCAGAGGATCTCAATCATTGTCTGCTGGTGCAATCATATTTTGCTCGTAACTCTTGGGGTTTTCCCAAGGGTAAAAtcaacgagaacgagaatCCTGCACACTGTGCCACCAGGGAG GTGTATGAGGAGACGGGCTTTGACATTACGGACATCATTGATGCGGATGATTACATTGAGGCTCATATCAATTATCAATATACACGGTTGTATATAGTGCGCAACATACCGCTGGACACGCAGTTTGCGCCGCGCACGCGTAATGAGATTAAGTGCTGTGATTGGTTTCGCATTGATGCATTGCCGGTCAATAAGAACGATGCCATATCAAAAGCCAAATTGGGCAAGAATTCCAATTCATTCTTCATGATCATGCCATTTGTGAAGCGCTTGAAGAAGTGGGTGAACGATCGACGCAATGGTGTCGAGCCATCGACGACTCGTCGTAACAAATCCTCTGGCCAGCACAGCCCCAGGGCCATTCTAGGTGCCGCCAATTCCGCATCGCCCACAATGCTGatcaacagcaatggcaacaagaaCAAGGAGCAGACGTCGCGACGTCAGCGACACAAGTCGATGGGTGATTTGGATGGtgttaaattgaataatcTCAATGGAAAGTCGGGCGCTGGctgcaatggcaacagcaatgtgaatggcaacagcaacggcaacggcaacattTGCAATGGCAATATCAAGCGGAAtagcaacagtaacaataacaagcaacTGAATGTGGCTGCAGGCAGCAATATaataacaacggcaacaactgcagcagtgCCAGCAGTATGGGGAACaccagctgttgctgcagcaacagctgcaactccaacaacaacaacaccagctgCAACAAGTAGCAAACGCCAACTGTTTCATAGCCAAAGCCAGAACGATGCCCAACAGCCGGCAAGCAATGAGAAGGTAAGCAATGGAAAGCCGTTAACTAATGGTGAGAATGCTACTAAACAGAAGCCATTGCAGATTGTCAGCTCCTTTGATTTGATACGCAAggaaaagcagcaacagcagaaggcGGCCAAGGCtcacaagcaacagcagcaacaacaacaacaacgttcgCGCACCAAATCGCAGAGTGATAAGCAAAgcaatcaacagcagccaatGGTTGTCAAAAGCATTTTAACCAAGAATAACACACAACAActactgcagcaacaacagcagcagcaaccacaacaacaaagcactCCAACAACAGGAATCGATTTGATTGCCAtgctgacagcagcagctgcagcacaaaAGACACCAAACccggagcagcagcagcgtccaCGACCTGCTTCGGTGGTTTCACTTAActcgccaacagcagcagctgttgccgctgcaTCTAGCAGCAACATTAGCTCAACGCCAGATGCTCAAACACTGCACAAATTGCAGCGCATGGCATCGGGCACCAATTTGCGCATCTTAAAGCGTGCGCAATCGCATCAGCCGctggcacagcagcaacaattgcagctacaacaacatcatcagcagcagcaacaacaacagcagccgcaagtgcaacaacaacagcaacaggggCCACTTACATTTACGCCCAATTTTAATTCGTGGACGAATTTCAcatttaccaaaaatattatagcaaATGTGTTTTGCTAA